The Leishmania major strain Friedlin complete genome, chromosome 28 genome includes a region encoding these proteins:
- a CDS encoding putative protein kinase, with protein sequence MNNYVLNDEIGQGAFSTIYKGRYRTTTEFYAIASIDKKRRERVVNCVQLLRSMHHSNVIEFHNWYETNNHLWIITEYCTGGDMSTILRSNINLTTQAVQAFGRDVAMGLMYIHSKGVVYNDLQTRNLLMDSAAMLRFHDFSLACLFQDAATRPLVGTPLYMAPELFMADRPLYSMASDLWSFGCVLHELATGKPPFAASDLETLLGDILTSPTPAVPGAPESFQTLLCGLLEKDPLKRYAWVDVVRSEFWDEPLPLPSNGFPSQVAWEDYKRSRSGRGASQYNWTDSDVRVAVAHAVGAAKSNASTHNVEERERAAATLNVAKELDFTASAAMLLERLPERTQERAAHATGHVATAHGSLVHGCPSTASAASNTFNANGSSSSAVASSRRSRLSESKNNGGDPQRHRVSKGRGATSIRTSGSAAIAYEGGCTAYATNTGAKEDRPTEASLHLFASEALRHLTISDLLPHHTDQHIRPLSNNSRIEYTPEPSYDISTLGFTALTAAEINSLTGKEHTAFFRSLYLALSTLSSGYDNVLNTMNYVISLCGDAEVARASVNSSVMRLCVKHAGRKDAPAGFRTAAALIMGLLVRTTAFITPEVASSSILPDIMQLFEDETDVPVKRKLIACISEFLFYIAVQQKRQRAMWNVQPATVKRIYASALDSDDDVLKHYAAKMIENMASTPQKEMTLELFADPVFVEKLLAVFALPSAEGRSEDMRSDAVCAALKLAMVKDELILAVMQCKWLPVTSYATVMQRSTLTHTMQILLTFLNYALVKGLVTLQNPFARLWSQASLDSHSSGGSGSGRRGCALTSSLSVEDAEEVVGNALFVSEDLLARLSEAIEQASVAVYGKTLLFVMLIGCVGGSTICQILNSRIVAFLDRLVRDADLYVKRCGAALSAFLGWFVSEKLASIARRVSSTSTATHLAAIQQLLSNSAVRSGIDFQKDVFQSLSTCIDKAMHNTIYGTYRDEFNTIADRFVESPEEVLRYEENICLYLATSYAEMLRRKEASGRFTAIRFLTSVMVPISAEVTATRKESSGATSAARQVLNAVAPNVTSLLQETSPIPTNTIRLLVTCGEMAQSKLSGLVSEQLLGHIMDYVNESGDGDGIYYPLSFIHLCLLVSQRVDIFNYVVRQGLCALALETLASAAKSRNEPLVEMCCNLLAVVVRRVAGDPSSRVKAQCASCVQEDSIGSVLLPICADTASSIALMESAASVIEDFVRLSSAARDDLTSASAIATWAGALSNALLSSARRAVAASLLAALSTSCESASRDVLQELKCDSRLMSVLANAADCTHMRLVASEANRILKKLS encoded by the coding sequence ATGAACAACTATGTGCTTAATGACGAGATCGGCCAGGGTGCCTTCAGCACTATTTACAAGGGCCGCTatcgcaccaccaccgagtTCTACGCGATTGCTTCCATCGACAAGAAGCGACGGGAGCGCGTCGTGAACTGCGTTCAGCTGTTACGCTCCATGCACCACTCAAACGTCATAGAGTTCCACAACTGGTATGAGACCAACAATCACTTGTGGATCATTACGGAGTACTGCACCGGCGGAGACATGAGCACGATCCTCCGCTCGAACATTAATCTCACCACTCAGGCGGTCCAGGCGTTCGGCCGTGATGTGGCGATGGGCCTCATGTACATCCACAGTAAGGGTGTCGTGTATAACGACTTGCAGACTCGCAATCTGCTGATGGACTCCGCAGCAATGCTGCGCTTCCACGACTTTAGCTTGGCCTGTCTCTTCCAagacgcggcgacgcggccacTGGTGGGGACGCCACTGTACATGGCCCCCGAGTTGTTCATGGCGGATCGCCCGCTGTACTCGATGGCATCAGACCTGTGGTCCTTCGGTTGTGTGCTGCACGAGCTGGCGACAGGCAAGCCGCCCTTTGCCGCATCCGACctcgagacgctgctgggcGACATACTGACGAGTCCGACGCCAGCGGTGCCTGGTGCGCCGGAGTCCTTTCAAACGCTCCTGTGCGGCCTGCTGGAAAAGGACCCGTTGAAGCGCTACGCGTGGGTCGATGTTGTCCGCAGCGAGTTCTGGGATGAgcccttgccgctgccgagcaaCGGCTTTCCATCTCAGGTGGCGTGGGAGGACTACAAGCGTTCGCGTTCTGGACGCGGTGCGAGTCAGTATAATTGGACGGACTccgatgtgcgtgtggcaGTGGCTCACGCCGTGGGGGCAGCGAAATCAAACGCTTCTACGCACAacgtggaggagagggagcgagcggctgcgacgTTGAACGTCGCGAAGGAGCTGGACTTCACTGCAAGCGCGGCGATGTTGCTGGAACGGTTACCGGAGCGGACACAGGagcgtgctgcgcacgcaaCAGGCCATGTCGCGACCGCGCACGGCAGCCTGGTGCACGGCTGCCCATCCACGGCCTCAGCGGCGTCGAATACCTTCAACGCCAACGGCTCTTCTTCAAGTGCTGTCGCGTCTTCTCGCCGCAGTCGTCTCAGCGAATCGAAAAACAATGGCGGTGACCCACAACGGCACCGCGTGAGCAAGGGACGTGGCGCGACAAGCATCCGAACGTCTGGTAGTGCCGCCATAGCGTACGAAGGCGGGTGCACCGCGTACGCGACCAACACCGGCGCCAAGGAGGACCGCCCAACCGAGGCGAGCTTGCATCTCTTcgcgagcgaggcgctgcgccacctcacAATCAGCgacctcctcccccatcaTACAGATCAGCACATTCGTCCTCTGAGCAACAACAGCCGCATCGAGTACACGCCCGAGCCGTCGTACGACATCTCCACGCTGGGCTTtacggcgctgacggcggcaGAGATCAACAGCCTCACGGGTAAGGAACACACGGCGTTTTTCCGCTCGCTCTACCTGGCCCTCTCCACCTTGAGCAGTGGTTACGATAACGTGCTCAACACCATGAACTACGTCATTTCGCTCTGCGGTGacgcggaggtggcgcgcgcCTCGGTTAACAGCTCCGTGATGCGGCTGTGTGTGAAGCACGCGGGCCGCAAGGATGCCCCAGCGGGCTTtcgcacggcggcagcgctcatTATGGGGCTTTTGGTGCGCACAACGGCCTTTATCACGCCGGAAGTGGCCTCGTCGTCTATCCTGCCAGACATTATGCAGTTGTTTGAAGACGAAACAGATGTGCCGGTGAAGCGAAAGCTGATCGCGTGCATCAGTGAGTTTCTTTTCTACATCGCCGTCCAGCagaagaggcagcgcgccatGTGGAACGTGCAGCCGGCGACGGTGAAGCGCATCTACGCCTCGGCGTTGGActccgacgacgacgtgctGAAGCATTATGCGGCAAAGATGATCGAGAACATGGCATCCACTCCGCAGAAGGAGATGACGCTGGAGCTGTTTGCCGACCCCGTCTTTgtggagaagctgctggcCGTGTTCGCGCTTCCGTCGGCGGAGGGTCGGAGCGAGGACATGCGCTCAGATGCGGTGTGCGCGGCGCTTAAGCTCGCCATGGTGAAGGACGAGCTGATCCTCGCTGTCATGCAGTGCAAGTGGCTTCCAGTGACGTCGTACGCGACCGTGATGCAGCGATCCACTCTCACGCACACGATGCAGATCCTGCTAACATTTCTCAACTATGCCCTTGTGAAGGGGTTGGTGACGCTACAGAACCCGTTTGCTCGATTGTGGTCGCAGGCCTCTCTTGactcgcacagcagcggcggcagcggcagtggccgCCGAGGCTGTGCCTTGACGTCCTCACTCAGCGTCGAGGATGCGGAGGAGGTTGTCGGCAACGCGTTGTTCGTGAGTGAGGACTTGCTGGCGCGCCTGAGCGAGGCGATCGAGCAGGCGTCAGTCGCTGTCTATGGCAAAACGCTGCTCTTTGTGATGCTCATCGGCTGCGTCGGCGGGAGCACCATCTGCCAAATCCTCAACAGCCGCATCGTCGCCTTCCTCGATCGCCTCGTCCGCGACGCGGACTTGTACGTGAagcgctgtggcgcagcCTTGTCGGCCTTCCTTGGCTGGTTCGTGTCTGAGAAGCTCGCGAGCATTGCGCGGCGAGTGTCTTCGACCtcgacggcgacgcaccTTGCCGCCattcagcagctgctgagcaactccgccgtgcgcagcggcatcgacTTTCAAAAGGATGTCTTCCAGAGCCTCTCGACCTGCATTGACAAGGCCATGCACAACACGATCTACGGCACCTACCGGGACGAATTCAACACCATCGCCGATCGCTTTGTCGAGAGCCctgaggaggtgctgcggtaTGAAGAGAACATATGCCTGTACCTCGCCACTTCTTACGCAGAAATGCTGCGACGCAAGGAGGCGAGCGGTCGCTTCACTGCTATTCGTTTTTTGACATCTGTCATGGTGCCCATCTCTGCCGAGGTGACGGCAACGCGCAAGGAGAGCAGTGGCGCCACGTCGGCTGCGCGCCAGGTGCTGAACGCGGTGGCACCGAATGTTACCTCTCTCTTGCAAGAGACAAGCCCGATCCCCACGAACACGATTCGGCTTCTCGTGACGTGTGGCGAGATGGCTCAGAGCAAGCTCTCTGGCCTCGTATCCGAGCAGCTACTGGGCCACATCATGGACTACGTGAATGAAAGCGGGGATGGCGACGGCATCTACTACCCGCTCTCTTTTATCCAcctctgcctgctggtgAGCCAGCGGGTAGATATCTTCAACTACGTCGTGCGTCAGGGACTGTGCGCGCTGGCCCTTGAGACGCTCGCGTCCGCCGCCAAGAGCAGGAATGAGCCGCTGGTGGAAATGTGTTGCAACCTcttggcggtggtggtgcgtcgCGTGGCGGGGGACCCGTCATCACGAGTGAAGGCGCAGTGCGCTAGCTGCGTGCAGGAGGACTCCATCGGCTCTGTCTTGCTGCCCATTTGCGCAGACACTGCCAGCAGTATTGCTCTGATGGAGTCCGCCGCTTCCGTGATCGAGGACTTTGTCCGTCTTTCGTCAGCGGCCCGCGACGACCTCACCTCGGCATCCGCAATCGCGACGTGGGCAGGAGCCTTGTCCAATGCGCTTCTGTCTTCGGCGAGGCGCGCCGTAGCTGCGAGCCTGCTGGCAGCTCTTTCCACGTCGTGCGAGTCCGCCTCGCGCGACGTGCTCCAGGAACTCAAGTGTGATTCGCGCCTCATGTCAGTGCTGGCCAACGCCGCCGACTGCACGCACATGCGTCTTGTCGCCAGCGAGGCGAACAGGATTCTGAAGAAACTCTCCTAG